The Nitrospinota bacterium genome includes the window ATAAGCAACTCACAAACCGGGGATTTAGCTTTACCTCCAATAGTATCTAATACCAGCTCAACAACTGTTTCCAATAAGATAGTGACTCCTGATTCTAAAGGGGTTACCCAATCCAAGCTTTTTCAATAAATAAGTTGACAGTAAATCCTTTAAACTTATATACTTCGGCCTCCAAGAGGGATTCGGGAAACTATCCATAAACCATGAAAATATAAGACTCTTATTTTTTCTCCTGAATCCGGCTATTTTTAAATAAATCGGTAAGCAAAGACTTACTGATTTTATTAATTTCGTAAAGGTTTATCCCATGGAAACCAACGAGACCGCTACCGAAGAGATTGAACAAGAAGAGGTTGATCTTTCTCCGACTGAAGAAATACTAAATAACCTTCCTGACGATTCGCGCAGTCACCTTATCCCGACATTGCAAAAAATTCAGGAAACATACAGGTATTTGCCTGGCCCCGCTATGGAATTAGTCATGGAATTTCTGAATATCAGTCGTGCGGAGATATACGGAGTTATATCATTTTACCCACAACTTCTTATCAATGAACCAGGTAAATACATTATTAAGCTCTGTTACGGCACGGCTTGTTTTGTAAAAGGGGCTGCAATTATCAGTGATAAAATTCATGATTGTTATCACATTGGCCCGGGTGAAACAGATAAATCCAAATTGTTCACATTACAGACTGCTTCCTGTCTTGGTAACTGTGGGGCCGCTCCGATGGCTATCATTGGCGAAGACACGCATGGAACTATAGACCCTGAAAAGACACTGGATCTTCTGGGCGAGTACAAGTTAGAAGATGACCCGGAAACCGAGGAGGCACCAGCTTCATGAGCACCGTTCCCCAAAAAGATTGCAACATAGATATTAATGGAAAAAAGGTTTCTGTCCCTGAGGGCACAGTTGTTCTTGAGGCCTGCAAACAGAATGATGTGCCGGTTTCTAACCTTTGCTACAACAGGAAACTTAAACCATTTGCGGGTTGTCGAACCTGCATGGTTGAAACAGTGGTCGATGGCAAAAAAGAACTGGTCTATTCATGCACCCAGCCAGTTTGCGATGGAATGGAGATCAAAACCGCAACCGAAGAAACCAATCGCTACAATAAAGCCTGCCTGGAGATGTTATTGGTCGAACATCCCCTGGACTGCCCAATTTGTGATAAGTCGGGAGTTTGCCCTCTTCAGGACAACACGGATATGCTGCAACTATTCGATGGCCGATTTGAGATCCAGAGGCGCAACGAGCCCAGCATTAAGTCAAATCCTATAATAGAATTCTACCTCAACCGCTGCATTATGTGCGGATTGTGTGTTCGTGCTTGCGATGAAATCCAAGGTGTACAGGCCCTGGATTTTCACAAACGTGGCATGAGCGTAGGAATTGGAACTGCC containing:
- a CDS encoding NAD(P)H-dependent oxidoreductase subunit E, producing METNETATEEIEQEEVDLSPTEEILNNLPDDSRSHLIPTLQKIQETYRYLPGPAMELVMEFLNISRAEIYGVISFYPQLLINEPGKYIIKLCYGTACFVKGAAIISDKIHDCYHIGPGETDKSKLFTLQTASCLGNCGAAPMAIIGEDTHGTIDPEKTLDLLGEYKLEDDPETEEAPAS